One part of the [Synechococcus] sp. NIES-970 genome encodes these proteins:
- the fabZ gene encoding beta-hydroxyacyl-(acyl-carrier-protein) dehydratase FabZ, whose translation MTSEQTGNLVQPIPVEQIQKLLPHRYPFSLVDRILEYVPGEKAVGLKNVTFNEPHFQGHIPNHPIMPGVLMVEAMAQVGGFILTQMPGMEDSFFAFAGIDKVRFRRPVVPGDQLIMTVELLTVKAKRIAKMKGFGTVDGQVAVEGEMLFSRLNFE comes from the coding sequence ATGACATCAGAACAGACCGGAAACTTAGTCCAGCCGATTCCCGTCGAGCAAATTCAAAAACTACTACCGCACCGCTACCCTTTTTCTCTGGTAGACCGCATCCTGGAATATGTCCCCGGTGAAAAAGCTGTGGGTTTAAAAAATGTCACTTTCAACGAGCCTCATTTTCAGGGGCATATCCCCAACCATCCCATCATGCCAGGGGTGCTTATGGTAGAGGCCATGGCCCAAGTCGGTGGGTTTATTTTGACCCAGATGCCAGGGATGGAAGATAGTTTTTTTGCCTTTGCCGGGATTGATAAAGTACGTTTCCGTCGCCCGGTTGTTCCCGGTGATCAGTTGATCATGACGGTGGAACTACTGACCGTCAAAGCTAAACGCATCGCGAAGATGAAAGGGTTTGGCACGGTAGATGGTCAAGTGGCAGTGGAAGGGGAAATGCTTTTTTCACGGCTGAATTTTGAGTAA
- the argG gene encoding argininosuccinate synthase, whose amino-acid sequence MGRAEKVVLAYSGGVDTSVCIPYLMEEWGVKEVITLAADLGQGEELGPIQQKALDSGASISLVEDGRAEFITDYAFPAIKANALYENRYPLATALARPLIAKMLVRAADKYGADAVAHGCTAKGNDQVRFDLGILAQNPDIKVLAPAREWGMSREETIAYGEKFGIPSPVKKSSPFSIDKNLLGRSIEAGPLEDPMCEPPEEVFEMVKAIADTPDEPEYLEIGFEAGIPVSVNGDALGPIELVSKLNEIVGNHGIGRIDMIENRVVGIKSREIYESPAMCVLIDAHRDLESLTLTADVTQYKRGMEQTYSELIYRGLWFSPLKQAVDAFINQTQARVTGVVRLKLHKGTARIVGRRSEKSIYTPDLATYGADDRFNHEAAEGFIYIWGLPTRVWAQASK is encoded by the coding sequence ATGGGTCGCGCAGAAAAAGTTGTCCTCGCCTACTCCGGCGGCGTTGATACATCCGTTTGCATCCCCTATCTCATGGAAGAATGGGGTGTTAAGGAAGTGATTACCTTAGCAGCGGACTTGGGACAGGGTGAGGAACTAGGCCCAATTCAACAAAAAGCCTTAGATTCTGGCGCCTCCATTTCTCTCGTTGAAGATGGTCGTGCCGAATTTATCACCGACTACGCTTTTCCTGCAATTAAGGCCAATGCCCTATACGAAAATCGTTATCCCCTCGCCACAGCCCTTGCCCGCCCCTTAATTGCCAAAATGCTTGTCCGGGCCGCTGATAAATATGGTGCTGATGCTGTTGCCCATGGTTGTACGGCCAAAGGGAATGACCAAGTGCGCTTTGACCTGGGTATTTTGGCCCAGAACCCCGACATCAAAGTCCTCGCCCCAGCACGGGAGTGGGGTATGAGTCGTGAAGAGACGATCGCCTATGGAGAAAAATTTGGAATTCCTTCCCCAGTGAAAAAATCGTCTCCTTTTAGCATCGATAAAAACCTGCTTGGCCGCAGTATCGAAGCTGGCCCCCTGGAAGATCCGATGTGCGAACCCCCGGAGGAAGTCTTTGAAATGGTGAAGGCGATCGCCGATACCCCAGACGAACCGGAATATTTGGAGATTGGCTTTGAAGCAGGTATTCCGGTCAGTGTGAACGGAGATGCCCTTGGCCCCATCGAGCTGGTGTCTAAACTGAATGAAATCGTTGGCAACCATGGCATTGGTCGCATTGACATGATTGAAAATCGTGTTGTCGGCATTAAATCCCGCGAAATTTATGAATCTCCAGCAATGTGCGTCCTGATTGATGCCCACCGAGATCTTGAAAGCCTTACTTTGACGGCTGATGTTACCCAATACAAGCGCGGTATGGAACAGACTTATTCGGAGCTGATTTATCGTGGCCTATGGTTCTCACCCCTAAAACAGGCGGTGGATGCATTTATCAACCAGACCCAGGCGCGGGTGACGGGGGTTGTTCGCCTCAAACTTCATAAGGGCACGGCGAGAATCGTTGGTCGTCGTTCAGAAAAATCGATCTATACACCAGATTTGGCAACCTATGGTGCTGATGACCGCTTCAACCATGAAGCAGCGGAAGGCTTTATTTACATTTGGGGCCTACCGACCCGTGTTTGGGCCCAGGCGAGTAAGTAA